Genomic segment of Kibdelosporangium phytohabitans:
GCGAACCACCGACCGCTCGTCGCCGCGCGCGGTCAGCACGAGCACCGGCACGTCCGCGACTTTGCGGATCATCCGCAGCACCTCGAGCCCGTCCGTGTCGGGCAGGCCGAGGTCCAGCAGGATCAGGTCGGCGTCGTGGTGCCGGGTCAGCGCGTCGGCGCCACGGCTGACCCGCGTCGGTACGTGCCCGCGTGCGGCCAGCGCCTCGGTCAGCGCGTCGCCGACACCCTTGTCGTCCTCGACCAGCAGCACCCGCACGGCAGTCGTCCTTTACGTGGTCTTCCCAGCTCCGTCGAGGAGGAGGTCTCCCGCATTGTCCAGTACACGATCAGTCAGACAAGGACGCAGCGCCACGGACTCACCGTCGGTGGCGGACCCCTCCCGTGGCAATGCGCGGAAGTCAGACCTAACAATCGCTTAGGGCGGTGGGAAACAGGGGTGGGTCACTGGACGGCGACGGTGTCCACCGGACGGGTGCGCAACGCGACCCAGGCGGGAAGCATGACCGCTGTCATCGTGAGCAGGGCGGCGGCTCCGGACACCACCAGGAAGATCCAGAACGGTCCGTACGGCACGACGGAGTCCAGCGCGGAGAGGCTGAACGGGATCAGCGTTCCCGCGGACACGAGCGCACCGAGGACGATGCCCGACAGGGTGATCGCCGTTGCTTCCACACCGACCATCCGCAGCACCTGGCCGCGCCGGGCGCCGCTGAGCCGCAGCAGCCCGAACTCCCTGCGCCGGTCGGCCGTCTCCACCACCAGGGTGTTGATCACCGAGATCGCGGTGTAGAGGACGATCATCCCGGCCAGCAGGTAGTTGATCATCGCCGAGGTCTCCAGTTGCTTCGAGTACGCCTCGGTCAGCGTCGAACGGTCCGCCACGCGAGCGTCGGGGAACCGCGCGGCGAGGCCGGAGATGTCGCCGGAGACCATGATCCGGCTCGCCACGCCATCGGACGTGTGCTTGGCGAGCAGCTGGGCGGGCGCCAGCCCGATTTCGAAGCCCTGCCGCGGTTGGACCAACGCGGCCACGGTCACCGACGCGGTCTCGCCGTCGCCGAACCGCATGGTGATCCGGTCGCCGACGGTCACCTTCATCGCCTCGGCGTGGTTGACCGGCAACGCGATCGAGTCGCCGGTCAAGTCGGACAGGCTCCCCGCCTTCACGGGGATAGCGGTCAGCGCCGAACCGGCGGCGGAGATGCCCTGCAACTCGAGGCCGTCGTCCTCTTCGAGTTCGCTGTCGTAGGGGCTCACGACGTGCCCCTTGCTGGTGATCCACTCCGAGGCCGCGGTGACTCCGGGCGTGGACCGGACGGCGGCCACGACATCGGGGGAGAAGCCTCCTGTCGCCGAAACCAGCACCGCGTCCGCCCGCAGGTCCTCGGTGTACGCGCGCCGCGACGACTCGGCCGTCGTGGTCTGCAGGTAGATCTGCGCCAACGCGAAGCCGGTGGCCAGCATGACCGGCGCGACCGCGGACGCGAGCCGCACCGCGCGTACCCGGGTGTTGGTGACGGCCAGCGCGCCGGGGACCCTCGTCAACGCGCGGATCGGCAGCCGCAGCACTGCCATCACGGCCTTGGTGGCACCGGGCGCGAGCAGCGTGAAGCCGGTGGCCCAGCAGATCACCGCCGGACCCGCGGTCGACGCGGCGAGCGGACCGGACAACACCGTCACCGTCACGATCCCCAGCGCGATGCCGCCGCCGAACGACAGGATGGCGAAGACCAGCCGGGTCGGTGTCAGCCACTCGCGCTGCACGGCCGCTTCGGCGAGCGCTTCCGTCGGGCGGGTCCTGGCCGCGCGGCGCGCGGCGGCCAGTGCCGCGACCACCCCGGCGAGCAGCGCCGTGCCGACCCCGACGATCGACGGGATCCAGCCCTGGTGGAACTCGAACACCGGGCTGACCGCGCCGTAGTCGCAGAGCCGGTCGAACAGGAACCTGCCGGCCAGCCCGGCCGGGATCCACGCGGCGAGCGTGGCCAGCGCTGACACGATCAGCGACTCGCCGAAGATCATCCGCCGGATCTGGCCGGGGGTCGTGCCGACCGCCCGCAGCAGTGCGATCTCCCGCTTGCGTTGCTGCACGGACACGTTGAACGTGCTGGACACCACCATCATCGAGACCATCACGGCGAAACCGCCGAACACGCCGGCCAACGTGATCAGCAGCTCGCTCTCCCGCGCCGCCCCGGGGTGTTCCGGCACGCCGCGCTCCTCGCCGGTCAGCACCGACACCGACGAGCCGAGGACGTCCTCGAGACGGTCGCCGAGCGCGGCCGCGTCCGTCCCGGGCGAAGCCACGACGCCCAGCGCCAGCAGCCTGCCGAGGCGCTGCGCGTCCGAGTCGGCGAAGTAGACGACCGACTGCGGCGACGTGCCGGACACCGTGTACTGCGAGACCTTCCCGCGCACCGAGATGTCCACACGGGACCCGGCCGGTTTGCCGGACGCGGCGGGCACGACGACCTCACCCGGGCGCGGCGCGGTCCCGCCGATCCCGGCGAGCGCCGCCGACGTCCAGCTGTGCCCGGTCGTCGGGCCGCCGCCGGCGAGGGTCGCCGGGAAGGCGACGTCCGGCACGACACGCGCGACACCGGGCACGGCGGAGACCTTCGCGGCCAGGTTCGCCTGCAGCGGGACGTCCTCGCTGAGCGTGCCGTACTTGAGGTCGGCGTCGCCGTCCTCGTCGGGCTGCTTGCCGGTCGGCAGCGCGAACTGCCGGTCGGCGACGACGACCGCGTCCGCGCCGGCCAGCCGCTGCGGTGGGACGGCGGTCCGGATACCGGTCTCCATCAGGCCACCGCACGCCATCACGATCGAGGCGCCGAAGAACAGCGCGATGAACGTGGCGACGAATCCTCCCTTGCGGTAGCGGAGCGTTCTCAACGTCAGGCGCAGCATGATCGCGGTCCGTCCCAAATCTTCAGCTGATTGTTTGTGGCCTGACGCTATTGCTGCGGACGGTGCCCGACCCATGGTGCGGAACCGACCGTTTGTGGTGGGGTTAGCCCCACCACAACAGTCGGCCCGGATGCATCGGACCAGCTAGCGGGCGGCTAGCCTGTGGCACCGGCAGAGCGTCGGGGCATCGCGAGGAGTTGAGGGTGGCACGGTCGGTATTGGTCACGGGCGGTAACCGCGGTATCGGTCTGGCGATCGCCAGCGCGTTCGCGGAACAGGGCGACAAGGTCGCGGTCACGCACCGCGGCTCCGAGACGCCACCGGGTCTGCTCGGCGTCAAGTGCGACGTGACCGACGCCGAACAGGTCGACGCGGCGTTCGCGGAGATCGAGGAGAAGCAGGGCCCGGTGGAGATCCTCGTGTCCAACGCGGGCATCACCGACGACACCCTGCTGCTGCGGATGTCCGAGGAGCAGTTCACCCGCGTCCTCGACGCGAACCTGACCGGCGCGTTCCGGGTGGCCAAGCGCGCGAGCCGGGGCATGCTGCGCAAGCGCTGGGGCCGGTTGATCTTCATCTCGTCGGTCGTCGGCCTGAGCGGCAGCGCGGGCCAGGCCAACTACGCGGCCAGCAAGGCCGGTCTGGTCGGCTTCTCCCGTTCGCTCGCGCGGGAACTCGGCAGCCGCAACATCACCTCGAACGTGATCACCCCGGGCTTCGTGGCCACCGAGATGACCGACGTGCTGCCGGACGACCGCAAGGAGCAGATCCTCGGCCAGGTCCCGCTCGGCCGCTACGCCGACACGGCGGAGATCGCGTCGGCCGTGACGTTCCTGGCATCGGATTCGGCCGCGTACATCACCGGCGCGGTGCTGCCGGTCGACGGCGGCCTCGGCATGGGCCACTGAGAACACAAGGGAGACAAGACAAGTGACCGGTCTGCTCGAAGGCAAGCGGCTGCTGATCACCGGCATCATCACCGACGCCTCCATCGGGTTCTCCGTGGCCCGCATCGCGCAGGAGCAGGGCGCCGAGGTGGTGCTCACCGGGTTCGGCCGGATGAGCCTCGTCCAGCGCATCGCGCAGCGGCTGCCCAAGCCCGCGCCGGTGATCGAGCTGGACGTGACCAACCAGGAGCACCTGGACACGTTGGCGGACAGGGTTTCCGAGCACGTCGACGGTCTCGACGGCGTGGTCCACTCGATCGCGTTCGCGCCCGCGTCCTGCCTGGGCAACCCGTTCCTCGAAGCGCCGTGGGAGGACGTGTCCACCGCGGTGCGGGTGTCGGCGTACTCGTTCATGTCGCTGTCGAAGGCGTTGCTGCCGCTGCTGCGTGAGGGCGCCTCGATCGTCGGCATGGACTTCGACGCGCGCCAGGCGTGGCCAGCCTACAACTGGATGGGCGTGGCCAAGGCCGGTCTTGAGTCCGTGACCCGCTACCTGGCCAGGGAACTGGGCCCCAAGCAGGTGCGCGTGAACCTGGTCGCCGCCGGGCCGGTCCGCACGATGGCGGCCAAGTCCATCCCCGGCTTCAAGGACCTGGAGGACCAGTGGTCGGTGCGCGCGCCGCTGGGCTGGAAGCTCGAGGACGCCGAGCCGGTCGGCAAGTCGGTCTGCGCGCTGCTGTCGGACTGGCTGCCCGCCACGACTGGCTCGATGGTCATGGTTGACGGAGGATTTCACGCAGTCGGTATGTGATCCCCATCCCGGGAGGGCGCGGTGCTGGGACTCGAACTCGTCGTCATCCTGGGCATCACGGTACTGACCTGCAGTGTCGCGGCGCGGCGGCTTCGAGTCGCCGCGCCGGTGCTGTTGCTGGGGACCGGTGCGGCACTCGGGTTCATCCCGCTGCTGCGCGAGGTGGAGCTGCCGTCCGAGGTGATGCTCCTGCTCTTCCTGCCCGCGTTGCTGTACTGGGAGAGCCTGACCACTTCGCTGCGCGAGATCCGGCGCTACGTCCGCGTTGTCATCCTGACCAGCACGCTGCTCGTCGTCGCCACGGCTGCCGGTGTCGCCGTTGTGGCGCATGCCCTGGGCATGGAGTGGGGACCGGCGTGGGTGCTCGGCGCGGCCCTCGCCCCGACCGACGCGACTGTGGTCGCCGTGTTCGCGCGTGGCCTGCCCGCGCGCTCGATGACGTTGCTGCGCGCGGAAAGCCTCATCAACGACGGTACCGCGCTGGTGATCTTCGGTGTCGCGGTGAGCATCACGGCACAGGGCGAGACGTTCAGCCTCGGCAACGTGTCGTGGCTGTTCGTGCTGTCGTTCGGCGGCGGTGCGCTGGCAGGCGTGATCACCTCGTGGCTCGCGGTCCAGGTGCGCAAGCGGTTGGACAGCCCGGTGTACGAGAGCGCGTTGAGCGTGCTGACACCGTTCGTCGCGTTCCTGCTCGCGGAAGTGGTGCACGCGTCCGGCGTGCTCGCGGTTGTCGTGTGTGGACTGATCCTCAGCCAGGTCGGGCCGCGGCTGGTGCAGGCCGACACCCGCAGGCAGAGCGAGGCTTTCTGGGGCCTGTCCACGTTCCTGCTCAACGGCTCGCTGTTCGTGCTCGTCGGTCTCCAGGCGAACACGGCGGTGCGTGAGCTCAGCTCGACCGGGGTGGTGCGCGGGCTTGCCCTGGTGGGCTTGATATCCGTCGCCGTGGTCGCCGTCAGGGCGGTGTGGCTGTTCACGACGCCGTACCTGATCCGGGCCATCGACCGCCGGCCGCGGCAACGCGCGCTGCGCGCCGGGCCGAGATCCCGGCTGGTCAACGCGTTGTGCGGATTCCGGGGCGCGGTGTCGATGGCGGCGGCGCTCGCGGTCCCGGAAGGGATGCCCGGCCGTGACCTGATCATCTTCGTCGCCGCTGGCGTCATCGTGGTGACGCTCGTCGTGCAGGGCCTGTTGCTGCCGCCTGTGGTGCGCTGGGCCAACCTGCCCCCGGACACCCGGTTCGACGAGGAACGCGCGATGGCGATCCTCACGTCGGCCGAAGCGGCTTTCGAGGCCATGCCGAAGGTGGCCGCGCAACTCGGCACCGACCCGTTGATCATCGAACGGACCCGCCGCGAGTACGAGAAACGCCTGAAGGTGCTGCGCCGGGGCGACACCGAGGACGACGAGGACCACCCCTACCGCCGGTTGGAGAACGACTACCAGGCGTTGCGGCTGGCGTTGATCACGCACAAGCGGCAGACCATCGTGCGGCTGCGCGACGAGCGCCGGATCGACGACACGGTCCTGCGCACCATCCAGGCCCAGCTGGACATCGAGGAGATCAGGCTGTCCCGGCGTGAAGCGCTCGAATGACAACAGGCAGTATGGGGGAGTGAGTTTCGACGCGCTGCTGTGGTTGTCCTTCGGTGGGCCGGAGGGACCTGCCGACGTCCGGCCGTTCCTGGAGAACGTGACGCGGGGCCGGGGGGTGCCGCCGGAGCGGCTGGACGAGGTCGAGCAGCACTACCAGCACTTCGGCGGGGTGTCGCCGATCAACCGGCTCAACCGCGAGGCGATCGCGGCGGTGGAGGCGGAGCTGGCCACGCAGGGCGTGAAGCTGCCGGTCTACTTCGGCAACCGCAACTGGCACCCGATGGCCGAGGAGACGGTCGGCACCATGCTGGCCGACGGCGTGCACCGCGCCCTGGTCTTCCCGACCAGCGCGTACGGCGGCTACTCGGCTTGCCGGCAGTACGACGAGGACATCGAGCGCGCCCGCGCGGCGGCCGGCCCGAACGCCCCCGAACTGGTGAAGCTGCGGCACTTCTTCGACCACCCGCTGTTCGTCGAGTCCTTCGCCGACGCGACCCGGCAAACGCTGGCCACGCTGCCGCAAGGAGCCCGCCTGGTCTTCACGGCGCACTCCGTGCCGGTGTCCGCGGACAAGGCGGCGGGCCCGCCCGCGGAGGGCGGCGGACGCTACTCCAAGCAGGTCGGGGAAGCGTCCCGGCTGGTCGCCGCGGCGGCGGGCGTGGCCGAGTACGACGTGGTCTGGCAGTCGCGCTCGGGCCCGCCCCAGATCCCGTGGCTGGACCCGGACATCGTCGACCACATCGAGGCACTGCACGCCGACGGCGTCACAGCGGTCGCGGTCTGCCCGATCGGGTTCGTCAGCGACCACCTCGAAGTGATCTGGGACCTGGACAACGAAGCCGCGGAGAAGGCGGACGAGCTGGGCGTGGCCTTCGCCCGGGTGTCCACGCCCAACAGCGACCCCCGCTTCGCCCAGCTGGTCGTCGAGCTGATCCGCGAGCACACCGAAGGCCTCGAACCGCGCAGGCTCTCGCCGGACTTCCCGGCTGCGGGCTGCACGGTCAACGGCGCACCCTGCGCCCCACTGTGCTGCGAACCCGCCAAACGCCCGGCCCGCTGATCGCACGACGGCGCCGAGTCGTCACTGGTCTGCCTCCGCACCCGGGGTCTTGTCCAGGAACCAGTAGTAGCTCGACGAGTTGCCGTGCCCGAGCAGGGCCCGCATGAACACCGGGCCCTCGCCGGGCATGGCCACGCGTCTCTCGCGCTCGAACATCGCGCCCTCGGTCATGAACCGTCTGGCTGACCGGCCGCGTTCGTAGTCCAGCACAGTGAACTGGACCCCGCCCTCGGGCGACCACTCGAACGACGCCAGCGGTAACAGCGGCCCGCCGCGCTCCCGGCCCCACGTGCAGTACACGACCTGGGTCGGCTGGTAGCCGGCCGGCAGGTCGTTCAGCTTCCGAGCGTCCCGCTCGTCGCCGGTCGCCGACATGATTTTCCTGGACTTAAGCTCCCGTTCGGCCTCGCTTGGTTGCTCCATGGCGGCACCGTAGCCCCGGGGTCCGACATCTCGCTCTTGACCGCCACCGGCCGGGTGACTACCGTCACCTCAAATCGTCTGGGAAGTTACCAGATTAATTTGACCCTAAATGGGAGCCGAGTTGAGAGCCGGGAGTCCGCGGCTGCTGCGCGAGATCAACGATCGCGCGGCCATCGACGCGCTGCTGCGCGATGGCCCGCTGACGCGGTCCGAGCTGGAATACGCGATCGGCCTGTCCAAGCCGGCCACCGCGCAGCTGCTTGCCCGCCTTGAAGAAGAGGGCGTCGTCGTCAGGGAAGGCCTGCGTGGCGGCGGAAGGGGGCCACGCGCGCAGCTGTGGGCGGTCAGGGGCGCGGTCGCGCACGTCGCGGCGATCGACCTGACGCCAAGGGGCTTGGAGATCGCGATCGCCGACATCTCCGGCGCTGTCCTTACCGAACACCGGCAAGCCGTCCCGCCAAGAGGGACGGCCGACGAGGTGCTGCGCAACTTCCGCGAAGCCACTGCCACGGCGTGTCACGCCGCCGGGCTCACCCTCAAGGATCTGCGGCACGTCGTGGTCGGCACGCCCGGCGCGGTCAACCCGCGCACCGGGCACCTGTGGTTCGCCCCGCACCTGCCCGGCTGGGAGGGCTTCGACATGCCCGGCCGGATCGGCGCCGAACTCGGTGTCCCGGTCACGATCGAGAACGACGTCAACCTGGTCGCGCTGGAGGAGATGATCGCCGGGCAGGCGACGTCCGCGCGCAGCTTCGTGATGGTCTGGCTCGATCACGGCATCGGTGGCGCGATCGTGGTCGACCGCAAACTACTGCGCGGCGCGACCGGCGGTGCCGGTGAGATCGACTGGATGCACGTACCGGACCGCGCGGCAGCCGACACCGGCATTCCAGCGACCGGCACGAGGTTCGGGGACCTGGTCAGCTCTCCGAACGTGGTGAAACTGGCCAAGGCGTACGGCATCGCCGCGCGCAACGGCTGGACAGCCGTGACCAAGGCCGTCGCCATGGCGGCCGACGAAAACAAGACTTCCGCACACCAGCAAGGGGAGCAGTTCCTCGTCGACCTGGCGCGCCGGGTTGCCACGGGCGTCGCAGGCGTCGTCAGCGTGGTCGACCCGGAACTGGTGCTGCTGTGTGGGAAGACCGGCTTGGCTGGTGGGGAGACCCTGTGCCGGTTGATCAGTGCGGAGCTGCGGGACATGGTCGTGCCCCGCACTCCGGTGGCGTTCAGCGCGGTTGCCGGCAATGCCGTGCGGGCAGGCGCTCTGCACTCCGCCCTCGCCGTGGTCCGGGAGCAGGTCTTCGGGCTGACCGGTGATGTGACAGAACCCTCTCGCCGCCAGGACGCCAGTCCCATGGCGACTGCGTCCGAATAGTTTCCTAGGTCCCCAGGAGGGCAAATGCGCAAGGCCCCCATCCGAGTTCTGCTGGCTTCAGCGGCATTACTCGTCGCGTCGTGCTCAGGTGCGGCAGGCGGCGGTGGTGGTGGCAGCGAGCCAGGAGCCGCGCCCGCGAAGGACGCGAACCTGACGCTCGTGGTCTACAGCAAGTTCACCGACCGGGAGGAGAAAGCGGTCACCGCCGCCCTCCAGTCGTTCACCAAGAAGTACCCGAACATCAAGATCGACCACAAGGGCAACCAGGACGACGACAAGCTCACCCAGTCGATCCAGAGCGGTTCCGCGCCCGACGTGGCGATCTCGTTCTTCTCGGACAACCTCGGCAACTGGTGCCACAGCGGGGCTTTCCAGGACATGAAGCCCTACGTCGACCGCGACAAGACCGACCTGAGCGTCATCCCCAAGCAGGTCCTCGACTACACCCAGTACAACGGCAAGCAGTGCTCGCTGCCGTTCCTCGCTGACGTGTACGGCTTCTACTACAACAAGGACCTGTTGGCGCAGGCCGGGTACAGCGCTCCGCCGAAGACCACGACCGAACTGGTCGAGTACACCAAGAAGATCACCAAGTTCGCGCCGGACGGCTCGATCGAGGTGGCCGGGTTCATCCCGTCGATGCCGTTCTACGCCAACGAGGCGCAGATCTGGGCGCCGATGACGGGCGCGAAGTACCTCAGCGGCCCGGACGGCAAGTCCAACATGGCAGGCAGCGCGGAGTGGAAGGAGCTCTTCGACTTCCAGAAGCAGCTCGTCGACTTCTACGGCAAGGACAAGCTGGAGCGGTTCAAGGCCGGCCTCGGCGACCAGTACTCGCCGGACAACGCCTTCCACAAGGGCAAGCTGGCGATGATGTTCGACGGTGAGTACCGCAACGCGTTCATCACCGACACTGCGCCGAACCTGAACTACGGCACCGCGCCGCCGCCCGTGTCGCCGAGCCGGGCCGCCTCGTACGGCGGTGGCTACTCCACCGGCACGATCATCGGCATCCCCAAGGGCGTCAAGAACCCCGGTGCGTCGTGGGAGCTGATCAAGCACGTCACGCTGGACACCGACACCCTCGTCGAGCTGTCCAACCAGATCAAGAACCTGCCCAGCACCACCGAGTCGCTCAAGTCGCCGAACCTGAAGGTCAACGAGCAGTTCAAGACCTTCCTCGACATGTACGGCGGCGGCAAGCTGCAGTCCAACCCGGCGTCGCCGGTCAACGCGGCCGCGATCAAGGCGGTCAACGACTTCGCCTCGCGGTGGGTCGCCGGTCAGGAACCCGACCTGGCCGCCGGTCTGGCGAAGGTCGACGCGCAGATCAACGACGAGCTCGCTCAGAAGCTGGGCAAGTAACCCGGCGATGACAGCGACGCTCAGCCGTCCGGACACGGACCCGGCACCAGTCCCCGCCAAGGGGCTGGGCCGGGTCCGGTCACGGCGCCGATGGGTCGTGGCCGGGTTCCTCGGCCCCGCGGTGCTCGGCTTCCTGATCTTCTTCGGCTACCCGCTGGTAGCGACGGTGTACTACTCGTTCACCCGCTACGACCTGATCAACGCTCCACAGTGGATCGGGTTCGACAACTACGTCCGGATGTTCACGACCGAGCCGCTCATCGGCACGGCCGCCTACAACACGCTGTGGCTGGTGATCGTGCTGACGATCTGCCGGGTGCTGTTCGCGCTCGGCGTCGCGTCGGTGATCTCCAGGCTCAAGCGCGGCGTCGGGCTGATCAGGACACTGTGCTACATGCCCGCGCTCGCGCCGCCCGCCGCGGCCACGCTGGTGTTCGTGTTCGTGTTCAACCCGGAGTTCGGTCCGATCAACCGGTTCCTGCGCTGGGTCGGCGTGGAGGGCCCGCTGTGGTTCAGCGACCCGGCGTGGTCGAAGCCGTCGCTGACCCTGTTGGTGCTGTGGGGTTCCGGCGAGCTGATGATCGTCATCCTGGCCGCGCTGCTGGACGTGCCGCACGAACTGCACGAGGCGGCGGCGCTGGACGGCGCGGGACCGGCACGCAGGTTCTGGCACATCACGCTGCCGAGCATCTCGCCGGTGCTGCTGTTCGGCGTGGTCAACTCGATGATCTTCGCGCTGCAGTTCTTCACACAGGCGGTGGTCGCGGCGTCGGCCGCGTCCGGCCAGTCCGATGTGGCCGGTAGCACGCAGTACATCGGAGCGCCGCAGAACACCACGCTGACCTATCCGATCTGGCTCTACGTCCAGGGATTCCGGTACTCCAACATGGGGTACGCGGCGGCCATGGCGGTACTGCTGTTCGTGGTCTCCGCGGCGTTCACCCTCGTTCTGGTGAGACAGCTCCGCAAAGCCTCGCACGTTGAGGAGTCGGCATGACCGCTACGTTGGAGCGGCCGCGCACCGGCGGTTCGCCGGTTGTCCGGCGGCGCAAGCAGTCCTGGCAGCGGACGCTCTACTGGGTCGCGAC
This window contains:
- a CDS encoding ROK family transcriptional regulator, with protein sequence MGAELRAGSPRLLREINDRAAIDALLRDGPLTRSELEYAIGLSKPATAQLLARLEEEGVVVREGLRGGGRGPRAQLWAVRGAVAHVAAIDLTPRGLEIAIADISGAVLTEHRQAVPPRGTADEVLRNFREATATACHAAGLTLKDLRHVVVGTPGAVNPRTGHLWFAPHLPGWEGFDMPGRIGAELGVPVTIENDVNLVALEEMIAGQATSARSFVMVWLDHGIGGAIVVDRKLLRGATGGAGEIDWMHVPDRAAADTGIPATGTRFGDLVSSPNVVKLAKAYGIAARNGWTAVTKAVAMAADENKTSAHQQGEQFLVDLARRVATGVAGVVSVVDPELVLLCGKTGLAGGETLCRLISAELRDMVVPRTPVAFSAVAGNAVRAGALHSALAVVREQVFGLTGDVTEPSRRQDASPMATASE
- a CDS encoding FtsX-like permease family protein: MLRLTLRTLRYRKGGFVATFIALFFGASIVMACGGLMETGIRTAVPPQRLAGADAVVVADRQFALPTGKQPDEDGDADLKYGTLSEDVPLQANLAAKVSAVPGVARVVPDVAFPATLAGGGPTTGHSWTSAALAGIGGTAPRPGEVVVPAASGKPAGSRVDISVRGKVSQYTVSGTSPQSVVYFADSDAQRLGRLLALGVVASPGTDAAALGDRLEDVLGSSVSVLTGEERGVPEHPGAARESELLITLAGVFGGFAVMVSMMVVSSTFNVSVQQRKREIALLRAVGTTPGQIRRMIFGESLIVSALATLAAWIPAGLAGRFLFDRLCDYGAVSPVFEFHQGWIPSIVGVGTALLAGVVAALAAARRAARTRPTEALAEAAVQREWLTPTRLVFAILSFGGGIALGIVTVTVLSGPLAASTAGPAVICWATGFTLLAPGATKAVMAVLRLPIRALTRVPGALAVTNTRVRAVRLASAVAPVMLATGFALAQIYLQTTTAESSRRAYTEDLRADAVLVSATGGFSPDVVAAVRSTPGVTAASEWITSKGHVVSPYDSELEEDDGLELQGISAAGSALTAIPVKAGSLSDLTGDSIALPVNHAEAMKVTVGDRITMRFGDGETASVTVAALVQPRQGFEIGLAPAQLLAKHTSDGVASRIMVSGDISGLAARFPDARVADRSTLTEAYSKQLETSAMINYLLAGMIVLYTAISVINTLVVETADRRREFGLLRLSGARRGQVLRMVGVEATAITLSGIVLGALVSAGTLIPFSLSALDSVVPYGPFWIFLVVSGAAALLTMTAVMLPAWVALRTRPVDTVAVQ
- the fabI gene encoding enoyl-ACP reductase FabI, with the translated sequence MTGLLEGKRLLITGIITDASIGFSVARIAQEQGAEVVLTGFGRMSLVQRIAQRLPKPAPVIELDVTNQEHLDTLADRVSEHVDGLDGVVHSIAFAPASCLGNPFLEAPWEDVSTAVRVSAYSFMSLSKALLPLLREGASIVGMDFDARQAWPAYNWMGVAKAGLESVTRYLARELGPKQVRVNLVAAGPVRTMAAKSIPGFKDLEDQWSVRAPLGWKLEDAEPVGKSVCALLSDWLPATTGSMVMVDGGFHAVGM
- the fabG gene encoding 3-oxoacyl-[acyl-carrier-protein] reductase, with translation MARSVLVTGGNRGIGLAIASAFAEQGDKVAVTHRGSETPPGLLGVKCDVTDAEQVDAAFAEIEEKQGPVEILVSNAGITDDTLLLRMSEEQFTRVLDANLTGAFRVAKRASRGMLRKRWGRLIFISSVVGLSGSAGQANYAASKAGLVGFSRSLARELGSRNITSNVITPGFVATEMTDVLPDDRKEQILGQVPLGRYADTAEIASAVTFLASDSAAYITGAVLPVDGGLGMGH
- a CDS encoding Na+/H+ antiporter, coding for MLGLELVVILGITVLTCSVAARRLRVAAPVLLLGTGAALGFIPLLREVELPSEVMLLLFLPALLYWESLTTSLREIRRYVRVVILTSTLLVVATAAGVAVVAHALGMEWGPAWVLGAALAPTDATVVAVFARGLPARSMTLLRAESLINDGTALVIFGVAVSITAQGETFSLGNVSWLFVLSFGGGALAGVITSWLAVQVRKRLDSPVYESALSVLTPFVAFLLAEVVHASGVLAVVVCGLILSQVGPRLVQADTRRQSEAFWGLSTFLLNGSLFVLVGLQANTAVRELSSTGVVRGLALVGLISVAVVAVRAVWLFTTPYLIRAIDRRPRQRALRAGPRSRLVNALCGFRGAVSMAAALAVPEGMPGRDLIIFVAAGVIVVTLVVQGLLLPPVVRWANLPPDTRFDEERAMAILTSAEAAFEAMPKVAAQLGTDPLIIERTRREYEKRLKVLRRGDTEDDEDHPYRRLENDYQALRLALITHKRQTIVRLRDERRIDDTVLRTIQAQLDIEEIRLSRREALE
- a CDS encoding carbohydrate ABC transporter permease; the protein is MTATLSRPDTDPAPVPAKGLGRVRSRRRWVVAGFLGPAVLGFLIFFGYPLVATVYYSFTRYDLINAPQWIGFDNYVRMFTTEPLIGTAAYNTLWLVIVLTICRVLFALGVASVISRLKRGVGLIRTLCYMPALAPPAAATLVFVFVFNPEFGPINRFLRWVGVEGPLWFSDPAWSKPSLTLLVLWGSGELMIVILAALLDVPHELHEAAALDGAGPARRFWHITLPSISPVLLFGVVNSMIFALQFFTQAVVAASAASGQSDVAGSTQYIGAPQNTTLTYPIWLYVQGFRYSNMGYAAAMAVLLFVVSAAFTLVLVRQLRKASHVEESA
- a CDS encoding ferrochelatase; translation: MSFDALLWLSFGGPEGPADVRPFLENVTRGRGVPPERLDEVEQHYQHFGGVSPINRLNREAIAAVEAELATQGVKLPVYFGNRNWHPMAEETVGTMLADGVHRALVFPTSAYGGYSACRQYDEDIERARAAAGPNAPELVKLRHFFDHPLFVESFADATRQTLATLPQGARLVFTAHSVPVSADKAAGPPAEGGGRYSKQVGEASRLVAAAAGVAEYDVVWQSRSGPPQIPWLDPDIVDHIEALHADGVTAVAVCPIGFVSDHLEVIWDLDNEAAEKADELGVAFARVSTPNSDPRFAQLVVELIREHTEGLEPRRLSPDFPAAGCTVNGAPCAPLCCEPAKRPAR
- a CDS encoding extracellular solute-binding protein, whose translation is MRKAPIRVLLASAALLVASCSGAAGGGGGGSEPGAAPAKDANLTLVVYSKFTDREEKAVTAALQSFTKKYPNIKIDHKGNQDDDKLTQSIQSGSAPDVAISFFSDNLGNWCHSGAFQDMKPYVDRDKTDLSVIPKQVLDYTQYNGKQCSLPFLADVYGFYYNKDLLAQAGYSAPPKTTTELVEYTKKITKFAPDGSIEVAGFIPSMPFYANEAQIWAPMTGAKYLSGPDGKSNMAGSAEWKELFDFQKQLVDFYGKDKLERFKAGLGDQYSPDNAFHKGKLAMMFDGEYRNAFITDTAPNLNYGTAPPPVSPSRAASYGGGYSTGTIIGIPKGVKNPGASWELIKHVTLDTDTLVELSNQIKNLPSTTESLKSPNLKVNEQFKTFLDMYGGGKLQSNPASPVNAAAIKAVNDFASRWVAGQEPDLAAGLAKVDAQINDELAQKLGK